In one Solanum dulcamara chromosome 1, daSolDulc1.2, whole genome shotgun sequence genomic region, the following are encoded:
- the LOC129883564 gene encoding probable arabinosyltransferase ARAD1 — MKVKDTMSKSLVCLAVFILFLFASLFYTGTIDYRSSFSLFDSPLSKPNPCFTESDIEPLKVYMYGLEMKYNVGFLKGSHYNAPPVTIDTLPKWPMYTGLRKQHSVEYWMLASLLYAVDDENGRTREAVRVFDPESAHVFFVPFFSSLSYNTYYRHGNDSEVKYDDQLQAGIVDFLQKSEHWKRSAGRDHVIPMHHPNAFKRYREKVNAAIFIVADFGRPPPTVSNLRKDVVAPYAHVVETFEADDISDPYESRTTLLFFRGRTDRKDDGKDRQQMKDMLSGQKDVVFEAAGISGKGVNESTNGMRSSKFCLHPAGDTPSSCRLFDAIVSHCVPVIVSDKIELPFEDELDYTKFSIFFSRQEAKKEGYMLDQLRTVSKARWLEMWGYLKNITHHFEYQYPPKKGDAVNMIWRQVKHKLPATKLDVHRNRRLKVPDWWR; from the exons ATGAAAGTGAAAGATACAATGAGTAAGAGTTTAGTGTGTTTAGCAGTGttcattttatttctttttgctTCTTTGTTCTATACGGGAACAATCGATTACAGATCAAGTTTTTCTCTATTTGATTCCCCGCTGAGTAAACCTAACCCCTGCTTCACTGAATCGGACATTGAACCTCTCAAGGTTTACATGTATGGTCTTGAGATGAAATACAACGTGGGCTTTTTGAAAGGCTCGCATTATAATGCACCTCCTGTTACAATCGACACTTTGCCAAAGTGGCCAATGTATACGGGTTTGAGGAAACAACATAGTGTGGAGTATTGGATGTTGGCCTCATTGTTGTATGCAGTTGATGATGAAAATGGCCGCACACGAGAGGCTGTTAGGGTTTTCGATCCCGAATCCGCTCATGTGTTTTTTGTCCCCTTTTTCTCTTCCTTGAGTTATAATACTTACTATAGACATGGGAATGATTCAGAGGTCAAATATGATGATCAATTGcag GCTGGAATTGTGGACTTCTTACAAAAGTCTGAACATTGGAAGAGGTCTGCTGGTCGGGATCACGTGATCCCAATGCATCATCCAAATGCTTTCAAGCGTTACCGGGAGAAGGTGAATGCTGCTATTTTTATTGTTGCAGATTTTGGTCGTCCTCCTCCAACAGTGTCCAATTTGAGGAAAGATGTAGTGGCCCCATATGCACACGTGGTTGAAACTTTTGAAGCTGATGACATTTCAGATCCATATGAGTCCCGCACAACGCTTCTTTTCTTCCGGGGGAGGACAGACAGAAAAGAT GATGGAAAAGACCGTCAGCAAATGAAAGACATGTTAAGTGGTCAAAAGGATGTTGTCTTTGAAGCAGCAGGAATCTCAGGGAAAGGTGTAAATGAA TCAACAAATGGGATGCGTTCCTCAAAGTTCTGTCTACACCCAGCAGGGGACACCCCATCATCTTGCCGCCTGTTTGATGCTATAGTCAGCCATTGTGTTCCTGTAATTGTGAGTGACAAAATTGAGCTACCTTTTGAGGATGAATTAGACTATACCAAGTTCTCGATATTTTTCTCACGCCAGGAGGCAAAGAAAGAAGGATACATGCTTGATCAGCTCAGGACTGTTTCAAAAGCTAGGTGGCTTGAAATGTGGGGCTATCTTAAGAACATTACCCATCATTTTGAGTACCAATACCctccgaaaaagggtgatgCTGTAAACATGATATGGAGGCAGGTCAAGCACAAGCTTCCTGCTACCAAACTTGATGTACATAGAAACAGAAGGTTGAAAGTGCCAGATTGGTGGAGATAG